The Chelatococcus sp. HY11 nucleotide sequence ACCTCGATAAAATTCTCGCGCGCAATCATATGTGGGTGTGCCGTCGCTTCATCGATCGTGAGGACCGGCGCGAAACACGCGTTGCGGCCATCCATGATAGCGCACCATTCGTTCAGCGTACGCATTCTAAAAATGTCGCGAAATCGATCCTTCAGGTTAGGCCAAGTCATCCTGTCCATTTGGTCTGGTATCTCGGCCGGATCTAAGCCCATGCCGAGAAGAAGCTCATTATAGAATTTTCGTTCGACCGACGCGACAGAGACGTGCCGACCGTCTGCCGTCTCATAGGTATTGTACCAAGGTGCACCACCGTCCAGAAAGTTCGATTCGCGCTCGTAAGTCCATCGATTACTGGCGAAGAACCCGAACTGATGTGTCATCAAAGACCCAACTCCATCGATCATGGCAGCATCAACGACCTGTCCATGACCGCTCGATCGTGCAGACAGCAGGGCAGCGAGTATACCTACGGTAAGATAAAGACCGCCGCCGCCGAGATCGGCGAGCAGGTTCAGGGGAATGGCCGGTGGGCGGTCACGGGGGCCTAATAGCGACAACACGCCCGTCACGGCCAGGTAGTTTAGGTCATGCCCGACATCATCCGCGAGAGGGCCGTCCTGCCCCCATCCGGTCATTCGGCCGTAGACAAGCTTTGGATTGCGCGCGAAACATGGCTCGGGCCCCAAGCCCAGACGTTCCATGACACCAGGCCGATATCCTTCGATTAAAGCGTCAGCCTGCCCGATCAGCCGTAAGGCCACATCCCGTCCCGCTTCCTGTTTCAGATCCAGCATGACGGATTTGCGGCTGCGTGTGGTGGGATTGAAGCGTGGCTCTTTTGGAATGCCGAGCCCGCTTGGCGTGACGCGATCAATCGTTACGACCTCGGCGCCCATATCAGCCAATAGCATTGCGCAAAACGGTCCCGGACCCACCCCGGCAAACTCCAAGATCCTGAGTCCTCCGAGAGCGCCACCTTCGCCTTTGGCCTTATCCATAGCGTGATCCCGCGCCAAATCGCCAATCTGTCATTGATCCCATCCCGCCAAAGGCAAAGCGGAACGCTCGGGCAAGATTCCCAATAGATCAGCCTTAATCTCAAGAGCGAGAAATCGCGAAAAAATGCGCGAATCAAGAAGGGCGCCACCAGTTAACCATAGCCCATTCTGGGCCGTGCGGCGCCACATATTCCGCATCTGGAAATGATCGTCGAAGCCCCATACTGGACCTATCTTGTCCGCGGTCTCGTCACCAAACAGGAGCCGTATGTTCTCCTGCATATTGTGAAATCCCGTCGCCAACACCACGAGATCGCACGCCACCAGAGTGCCGTCGCGAAGCCTCAGACCATCGGCCTCGAACCCCGCGCTGTCACTGGCCTGCAGGACCCTGATCTCGCCGCGCGCGATCATCTCGGAACAGCCTACGTCGATGTAATAGCCGCCTTCGCCGCGCATGTACATCATCTGGAAACCGGCGTCGTCGCCGCCAAAATACGTCTTGAACCCAGCCTTTGCCAGACCGGCAAGCATCTCGGCGTCCATCTCCGCCGCCTTCCGCGTGATTCCGCGATAAATGTCCTTCAGCTGAGGATAAGGGATCGAGGCCGCGATAAGGTCGATGTCCTCGATGGAATGGTCTTCATTATAGATATTGTAGATCATGGACGCGCCGGGCTTCAGGCTTATGACACAAGTCGGGCCGCGTTGCAGCATGGACACCTCAGCGGCGCCTTTCCTGGCGAGATCCTGCGCGATGTCATGTCCGCTATTACCAGTGCCAACAACAATTGCATTCTT carries:
- a CDS encoding CaiB/BaiF CoA-transferase family protein, with the translated sequence MDKAKGEGGALGGLRILEFAGVGPGPFCAMLLADMGAEVVTIDRVTPSGLGIPKEPRFNPTTRSRKSVMLDLKQEAGRDVALRLIGQADALIEGYRPGVMERLGLGPEPCFARNPKLVYGRMTGWGQDGPLADDVGHDLNYLAVTGVLSLLGPRDRPPAIPLNLLADLGGGGLYLTVGILAALLSARSSGHGQVVDAAMIDGVGSLMTHQFGFFASNRWTYERESNFLDGGAPWYNTYETADGRHVSVASVERKFYNELLLGMGLDPAEIPDQMDRMTWPNLKDRFRDIFRMRTLNEWCAIMDGRNACFAPVLTIDEATAHPHMIARENFIEVDGVVQPAPAPRFSRTPSLIKGPPPVPGADTSVILTEWGFSDQELNDLRMREAIC